The Kosakonia sp. SMBL-WEM22 sequence CATGGTCGTAACCACACACCCACGCCGCCCCTCTGCTGCGGGACGGCAGACGGTCGCCCTTCAGCAGCAGGAGCAGCATCAGCGGCAGCAGCGTCGCGGCAATCAGCAGCAGAGCAATCATCGGTTGCGACACCACGGTGTTCGACGTTTCAAGCGGCAGCGGTACGGCACTGAACAGGCGCGGCAGCAGCCACGGTGCGGCAACCCCACCAATCACACAGCAGATCGCCAGCGCCGCCACGCTTACACTCATCAGCCACGGCAGCGGGCGCGGGTTTTCCGCCTGCGCGCTGCGCGGCGCGCCAAGGAAGGTGACGCCATAGACTTTCGCCATGCACATCACCGCCAGCGCGCCGGTAATTGCCAGCCCAACCGCCAGCAGCGGCCCCATTACTTGCAGAAGAAAATTGCCGCTGGCGCTTAAGCGGAAGAAGGCCTGGTAGATCACCCACTCACCGGCGAAACCGTTGAGCGGCGGCAGCGCGGCCATCGCCATCAGGCCAACCAGCATCGCCAGCGAGATAAGCGGCATGCGTTTACCGAGGCCGCCCAGTTTTTCGATATCGCGATAACCGGTAGCAAACCAGAGCGCGCCCGCGCCGAGAAACAGCGTGCTTTTAAACAGGCTGTGATTGAAAAGGTGATAGAGACCGCCGACCAGCCCGAGCGCCACCAGCACAGGCTGGCGCAGCGCAAGCCCGGTGATGCCCGCGCCAAGGCCGAGCAGGATGATGCCGATATTCTCCAGCGTGTGGTAAGCCAGCAGCCGCTGGATGTTGTGCTCCATCAGCGCATACAGCCCGCCAACAAAGGCGGTCAGCAGACCAAACACCAGCAGCAGCACGCCCCACCAGAGCGGCGGTTGTCCGCCAAATAGAGAGAGCGTGAGGATGCCGAACAGCCCGACTTTCATCACCACGGCGGAGAAGAGCGCCGCCGCCGGAGCCGGAGCGTTGGCATGCGCCTGCGGCACCCAGGCGTGCAGCGGGATGATCCCCGCCAGCAGGCCAAAACCGATTATGCCGAGAAGCCAGAGGCCGCCGCTCAGGGGGTGCAGGCTCAGCACGCTGAAATCGAGGCTCTGGTAGCGCTGCCATAGTAGCCAGCAGAGCAGCGCCAGCAGCAGCGTGCCGAGGCGTCCAAGAGCGAACCAGAGTTTGCCGGAGGTGCTGCACCCGGTAAGGAACACCGCGCAGAGCGCCATGATCTCCGCCATCACCACCAGTGCGCCGAGGTTGGCCGCGCTCACCGCGCAGATCGCCGCCGCCAGCAGGAGGTTAACCAGCAGACCATTGGTTTTTACCGCCTGATGACGGTGCCACGCCAGGTTATAGAGGCTGATAAAGAAGCCGCAGACGCCAAGCGTCAGCAGCCAGACGGCGCCGAGCGGCGTGAGCAACAGATGAAGGTTGATCAGCGGCACGATACCGCTCACGGTCTGCCCATCAAGCAGTGCGCCCGCCCCGGCCGCCGTTACCAGCAGGCAGCCAGCCGCACCGCCCAGGCCCGCGAAGAAACCACTCACGGTTTTGAACGCACTCAGCAGGCCCGCCAGCAGCGCAGCGCCGCTCAGTGTGACGACCGCGGTGCTCAGCAAAGAGAAAAGCGTCATTTTGCACTCCCGTTATTCAGCACAAATCGCGCCAGATCGCCGTAATCGCTATTCAGGGTCTGCTCGCGTTTGCGGCGGCTGGCGCGAGTGATGTCGTGCGGGCTGACCAGGTGCAGTGCTTTGGTCGGGCACATGCGTACACAGGCCGGTCCGTCGGCGTCGAAGTAGCAGAGGTCGCACTTCACGGCGATGGCGCGCACGCCCGGCACCCAGTCGAGCAGCGAACTCACTTTCGCAGGCATCGGCGGCGCGGCGGGCGCTTTCGGCGTGTTGACGTTGGCCGGGATATCCAGCGGACGGCTGCCGGAAAACTCAATCGCGCCGAACGGACAGGCAATGGCGCAGAGCTTACAGCTGACGCAAAGGCTCTCATTGAGCTGCACCGCGCCATCCTCGCGGTTGATGGCGTTCACCGGGCAGACCCCGGCGCAGGGCGCATCTTCACAGTGGTGGCACTGCTGCGGCGCGGATTCATGTTGGCTGCGCATAACGCGCAGGCGCGGCATCGCCTGCAGCCCCACCGCGCGGTGCGTCTCGGCGCAGGCCGCCTCGCAGGTGTGGCAGCCAATACAGAGCGCCGGGTCGGCAATTACAAAACGGTTCACCAGTCGATCCTCAGGTGAGTCGCCCGCTTACGGGCAGTCATTTTTGACGAAATATGTCGATGGGTGTCATGTCGACACCCGTCGACACTCCAGCTCAGGCCAGCACCGGCGAATGCCCGTCACGGGCAATCGTGGTGAGGTTGACCGGCGTATCGGCTTCCATTGCGGCATAGAGGGTGTCGTAGACGGCGGCGAGTTTGCCGAGGTAGTGCTCAAGCACTTTTTCGCGATCGCAAACTTCAAACAGACCATCAATTTTGCCATCGCTGGTGAGACGCGCCTCGGCGATTACGCGCTTCTCTTCACTGGCTTTATTAGCAATCGCGTACTCAATGGTGTGGCCGTTAAAGCCACCGCTCAGGGTGATGTAAACCATGAAGTGATCGAACAGCACGAAGCAGAGCTGCTGCTCCGGCGCGCAGCCAATGGTGTGGTGCAAACGCGCTTTGGCGAGCGTAATGCCCTGAACCAGCGTATTGCAGTAACTGCGCCACGCCTCTTGCAGACGGTGATGCCGCCCGGCGATGTAATCCGCCTTTTCGCTAATTTCCCAAATCGTCATCTCAGCTTACCCGCTTAATAGAAACAACAGCGTTTAAGCATCATCCATGCCAATTTTTAAATTATTGATTTTTATAATTATTTAAAAAGAAGAGGCAGAATTTCGACGTGTCATCTCGTCATTGTCGTCATCGTCACCGTGACTAAACCGGGAGTGGCACTGTTATTGCATTAGCAGGGGAAATGATAAGGAGGCGTTATGCATGAAATCACGTTGTGCCAGCGCGCGCTGGAGGTCATTGAACAGCAGGCAGTGGCGAATGGCGCGCACAAGGTCACCGGCGTCTGGCTGAAGGTGGGCGCATTTTCTTGCGTCGAAACGGACGCTTTAACGTTTTGTTTTGATCTGGTCTGCCGCGGCAGCCTGGCGGAAGGTTGTAGACTGCATATCGAACAACAACAGGCCGAGTGCTGGTGCGAGTCTTGCCAGCAGTATGTGACGTTACTCAGTCAGCGTGTACGCCGCTGTCCACAATGCCACAGCGACCAGTTGCAGATCGTCGCCGACGACGGTATGCAAATTCAGCGACTGGAAATTGAGGAGTAAGCAATGTGTACGACATGTGGTTGTCAGGATGGAAACCGCTATATAGAAGGCGATGAACATAACCCCCACTCCGCCTTTCGCAGCGCCCCCTTCGCTCCGGCGACGCGCCCGGCGCTGACCATTACCGGGGTCAAAACCGATGCGTTCAGCCCGACTCAGCTTGACGAAGGCGACCTGCATTATGGCCACGGCGAAGCGGGCACCCACGCGCCGGGCATCAGCCAGCGGCGGATGCTGGAAGTGGAGATCGACGTACTGGATAAAAACAACCGCATCGCCGCCCGCAACCGCGCGCGCTTCGCGGCCCGCCAACAGCTGGTGATTAATCTCGTCTCCAGCCCCGGCTCCGGCAAAACCACCCTGCTCACGGAAACCTTACTGCGCCTGAAAAACCGCCTCCCCTGTGCGGTGATTGAGGGCGATCAGCAAACCGTTAACGACGCTGCACGCATCCGCGCCACCGGCACTCCGGCGATTCAGGTTAATACCGGTAAAGGCTGCCATCTCGATGCGCAGATGATTGCCGATGCCGCGCCGCGTCTGCAGCTGGCCGAACAGGGCATCCTGTTTATTGAGAATGTCGGCAATCTGGTCTGCCCGGCGAGTTTTGATCTCGGCGAGCGGCATAAAGTGGCGGTGCTCTCCGTAACTGAAGGGGAGGATAAGCCGCTCAAATATCCGCATATGTTTGCCGCCGCCTCGCTGATGCTGCTCAACAAAGTCGATCTTCTCCCCTACCTCAGCTTCGATGTTGAGCAGTGCATCGCTTACGCGCGGGAGGTGAACCCCGAGATTGAGATCCTGCTGGTTGCCGCCACCAAAGGCGACGGCATGGATGCATGGCTTGAGTGGCTGGAGGCGCAACGATGTGCATAGGCGTACCGGGGCAAATCTGCGCCATTGACGGCCTGCAGGCGAAAGTTGATGTCAGCGGCATCCAGCGTAATGTCGATTTGACGCTGGTTGGCAGTGAAGATGAGCAGGGCCACTCGCGTATCGGCCAGTGGGTGCTGGTGCACGTCGGCTTTGCCATGAGCATCATCAACGAAGCCGAAGCGCGCGAAACGCTGGCGGCGCTGCAAAACATGTTTGACGTTGAGCCGGATGTCGGCGCGCTGCTCTACGGCGAGGAGGGATAATGCGCTTTGTCGATGAGTACCGCGCGCCGGAGCAGGTGATGCAGCTTATCGCCCGCCTGCGTGAACGCGCCACAGGGCTTGCTTACACCGCCGCGCGCCCGCTGCGCATTATGGAGGTGTGCGGCGGCCACACCCACGCCATTTTCAAATTCGGCCTCGACCAGCTGCTGCCGGAGAATATTGAGTTTATCCACGGACCCGGCTGCCCGGTCTGCGTCTTACCGATGGGGCGCATTGATACCTGCGTGGAGATCGCCAGCCACCCGGAGGTGATCTTCTGCACCTTCGGCGACGCCATTCGCGTGCCGGGCAAAAACGGCTCCCTGTTACAGGCGAAGGCGCGCGGCGCGGATGTGCGGATTGTCTACTCGCCGCTTGATGCGCTGGCGCTGGCGGAGAAAAACCCGCAGCGCAAAGTCGTCTTTTTCGGACTCGGTTTCGAAACCACCATGCCCGCCACCGCCATCACGCTACAGCAGGCGAAGGCGCGCGATATCAACAACTTCTGGTTCTTCTGCCAGCACATCACGCTGATCCCAACCCTGCGCAGCCTGCTTGAGCAGCCCGATAACGGCATCGATGCCTTCCTTGCGCCCGGCCACGTCAGCATGGTGATTGGCACCGACGCCTATACCTTTATCGCCGATGAGTTTCAGCGCCCGCTGGTGGTCGCCGGTTTTGAGCCGCTCGACCTGTTACAGGGCGTGCTGATGCTGGTTGAGCAGAAAGTTGCGGCACGAAGCCAGGTGGAGAATCAGTATCGCCGCGTGGTGCCGGACGAGGGCAACCGGCGGGCACAAGCGGCGATTGCCGAGGTGTTCACCGTGCGCGGTGACAGCGAGTGGCGCGGGCTGGGGATGATTGGCGAATCGGGCGTGCATCTGACCGCTCCCTATCAGCGTTTTGACGCCGAAGCCCATTTCCAGCCAGCCATGCAGCAGGTGTATGACGACCCGCGCGCCCGCTGTGGCGACGTGCTGACCGGGCGCTGCAAACCGCACCACTGCCCGCTGTTTGGCAACACCTGTAATCCACAAAGCGCCTTTGGCGCGCTGATGGTCTCCTCCGAAGGGGCCTGCGCCGCCTGGTATCACTACCGCGCTCAGGAGTGTGAAGTATGAATGAGGTTCAGATGGCGCACGGCAGCGGCGGTCAGGCGATGCAGCAGCTGATCGGCGAACTCTTTATGCAGGCCTTCGCCAACCCCTGGCTGTCGGAGCAGGAGGATCAAGCGCGCCTCGATCTTACCGCGCTGGCGGCGGGCGGTGACAGGCTTGCCTTCTCGACCGACAGCTATGTGATTGATCCGCTGATTTTCCCCGGCGGCGATATCGGCAAACTCGCCATCTGCGGCACCGCCAATGATGTGGCGGTCAGCGGCGCGATCCCGCGCTACCTCTCCTGCGGCTTTATCCTCGAAGAGGGGCTGCCGATGGCAACGCTAAAACAGGTGGTGGAGAGCATGGCAGCAACGGCCCGCAGCGCCGGGATCGCCATCGTCACCGGCG is a genomic window containing:
- the hycC gene encoding formate hydrogenlyase subunit 3; translated protein: MTLFSLLSTAVVTLSGAALLAGLLSAFKTVSGFFAGLGGAAGCLLVTAAGAGALLDGQTVSGIVPLINLHLLLTPLGAVWLLTLGVCGFFISLYNLAWHRHQAVKTNGLLVNLLLAAAICAVSAANLGALVVMAEIMALCAVFLTGCSTSGKLWFALGRLGTLLLALLCWLLWQRYQSLDFSVLSLHPLSGGLWLLGIIGFGLLAGIIPLHAWVPQAHANAPAPAAALFSAVVMKVGLFGILTLSLFGGQPPLWWGVLLLVFGLLTAFVGGLYALMEHNIQRLLAYHTLENIGIILLGLGAGITGLALRQPVLVALGLVGGLYHLFNHSLFKSTLFLGAGALWFATGYRDIEKLGGLGKRMPLISLAMLVGLMAMAALPPLNGFAGEWVIYQAFFRLSASGNFLLQVMGPLLAVGLAITGALAVMCMAKVYGVTFLGAPRSAQAENPRPLPWLMSVSVAALAICCVIGGVAAPWLLPRLFSAVPLPLETSNTVVSQPMIALLLIAATLLPLMLLLLLKGDRLPSRSRGAAWVCGYDHEASMVITAHGFAMPVKGAFAPVLALRKWLEPTLSLPVWRGDAAPLLFRRLALIELAVLVVVVISRGA
- a CDS encoding 4Fe-4S dicluster domain-containing protein — its product is MNRFVIADPALCIGCHTCEAACAETHRAVGLQAMPRLRVMRSQHESAPQQCHHCEDAPCAGVCPVNAINREDGAVQLNESLCVSCKLCAIACPFGAIEFSGSRPLDIPANVNTPKAPAAPPMPAKVSSLLDWVPGVRAIAVKCDLCYFDADGPACVRMCPTKALHLVSPHDITRASRRKREQTLNSDYGDLARFVLNNGSAK
- the hycA gene encoding formate hydrogenlyase regulator HycA, which translates into the protein MTIWEISEKADYIAGRHHRLQEAWRSYCNTLVQGITLAKARLHHTIGCAPEQQLCFVLFDHFMVYITLSGGFNGHTIEYAIANKASEEKRVIAEARLTSDGKIDGLFEVCDREKVLEHYLGKLAAVYDTLYAAMEADTPVNLTTIARDGHSPVLA
- the hypA gene encoding hydrogenase maturation nickel metallochaperone HypA, producing MHEITLCQRALEVIEQQAVANGAHKVTGVWLKVGAFSCVETDALTFCFDLVCRGSLAEGCRLHIEQQQAECWCESCQQYVTLLSQRVRRCPQCHSDQLQIVADDGMQIQRLEIEE
- the hypB gene encoding hydrogenase nickel incorporation protein HypB; the encoded protein is MCTTCGCQDGNRYIEGDEHNPHSAFRSAPFAPATRPALTITGVKTDAFSPTQLDEGDLHYGHGEAGTHAPGISQRRMLEVEIDVLDKNNRIAARNRARFAARQQLVINLVSSPGSGKTTLLTETLLRLKNRLPCAVIEGDQQTVNDAARIRATGTPAIQVNTGKGCHLDAQMIADAAPRLQLAEQGILFIENVGNLVCPASFDLGERHKVAVLSVTEGEDKPLKYPHMFAAASLMLLNKVDLLPYLSFDVEQCIAYAREVNPEIEILLVAATKGDGMDAWLEWLEAQRCA
- a CDS encoding HypC/HybG/HupF family hydrogenase formation chaperone, whose translation is MCIGVPGQICAIDGLQAKVDVSGIQRNVDLTLVGSEDEQGHSRIGQWVLVHVGFAMSIINEAEARETLAALQNMFDVEPDVGALLYGEEG
- the hypD gene encoding hydrogenase formation protein HypD — encoded protein: MRFVDEYRAPEQVMQLIARLRERATGLAYTAARPLRIMEVCGGHTHAIFKFGLDQLLPENIEFIHGPGCPVCVLPMGRIDTCVEIASHPEVIFCTFGDAIRVPGKNGSLLQAKARGADVRIVYSPLDALALAEKNPQRKVVFFGLGFETTMPATAITLQQAKARDINNFWFFCQHITLIPTLRSLLEQPDNGIDAFLAPGHVSMVIGTDAYTFIADEFQRPLVVAGFEPLDLLQGVLMLVEQKVAARSQVENQYRRVVPDEGNRRAQAAIAEVFTVRGDSEWRGLGMIGESGVHLTAPYQRFDAEAHFQPAMQQVYDDPRARCGDVLTGRCKPHHCPLFGNTCNPQSAFGALMVSSEGACAAWYHYRAQECEV